The Salegentibacter mishustinae genome includes a window with the following:
- a CDS encoding tetratricopeptide repeat protein, whose product MRGFSANILLDNRDLNASGLASKCKYSFFSKDLMGILRVGLFVIFGLLFSFQVGAQQQNDKEREKAQKEALQLMQEAEEAMGDNNFPEAEAAYRKAIAKDPESSAARYNMGNMYYTRENSPQAAQRFKQAAEVADTKEAKHQANHNLGNAYMKQKKYQEAVDAYKDALRNNPTDDETRYNLALAKKMLEEQQQDENQDGGDNENQDQENKDQENQDQNQDQENKENQDQQDQSGEGDNEGDQDQQEKDQEEKEGDQDEKEQPDGQGDQEEKEKQPQQGQPQPTQGQLSPEQIQSLLEAMNNEERKVQDKINAEKQKGAKVKSEKDW is encoded by the coding sequence ATGAGAGGTTTTTCAGCAAACATATTACTCGATAATCGAGATTTAAATGCTTCGGGGCTCGCTTCGAAATGTAAATATTCCTTTTTCTCTAAAGACCTCATGGGCATTCTTCGAGTTGGTTTATTTGTGATTTTCGGCTTGTTATTTTCATTTCAAGTTGGTGCTCAGCAACAAAATGATAAGGAAAGAGAAAAGGCCCAGAAAGAGGCACTGCAACTTATGCAAGAAGCTGAAGAAGCGATGGGAGATAATAATTTCCCCGAAGCAGAAGCCGCTTATAGAAAAGCGATTGCCAAAGATCCAGAAAGTAGTGCTGCGCGATATAATATGGGTAATATGTATTACACCCGAGAAAACTCGCCGCAAGCCGCACAACGTTTTAAGCAGGCTGCTGAGGTTGCCGATACAAAAGAGGCAAAGCACCAGGCCAATCATAATCTTGGGAATGCCTATATGAAGCAAAAAAAGTATCAGGAAGCCGTAGATGCTTATAAAGATGCTTTAAGGAATAATCCTACCGATGATGAAACCCGTTACAACCTGGCGCTAGCCAAGAAAATGCTGGAAGAACAACAGCAAGATGAGAATCAGGATGGTGGCGATAATGAAAACCAGGATCAGGAAAACAAAGATCAGGAGAATCAGGATCAAAATCAGGACCAGGAAAATAAAGAGAACCAGGATCAACAAGATCAAAGTGGTGAAGGGGATAATGAAGGAGATCAGGATCAGCAAGAGAAAGATCAGGAAGAAAAGGAAGGCGATCAGGACGAGAAAGAGCAACCAGATGGCCAGGGTGACCAGGAAGAAAAGGAAAAACAACCACAACAGGGTCAGCCGCAACCAACGCAAGGACAATTGTCTCCAGAGCAAATACAGAGTTTGCTAGAAGCTATGAATAACGAAGAGAGAAAAGTACAGGATAAAATAAATGCAGAGAAACAAAAAGGTGCCAAAGTGAAATCTGAAAAAGATTGGTAA
- a CDS encoding VWA domain-containing protein — translation MILEEKIYLWLLLLIPVVLLVYLIFRIWQKRARSKFAKPELLGYLSPNRSSFKPLLKVLLIVFALAALVVGLVNPKIGSQLETVKREGVDIVFAVDVSKSMEAEDIAPSRLEKSKQLVRQIIGNLGSDRVGIIAYAGSAFPQLPITTDYGSAEMFLESLNTDVISSQGTAIGDAIDLATGFFDDNQQTNRVMFIISDGEDHGGNIEDMARQAAEAGIRIYTIGVGTTKGGPIPIKRNGVIQNYKKDNQGETVITKLDPSTLQEIAEEANGEYIDGNVTAEVTEKVQEELLTIEKTEFEAKQFADYKSQFQWFVGLAILLLLLDVFMLERKTGWIRRLNLFNEKRKTEE, via the coding sequence ATGATCTTAGAAGAGAAAATATACTTATGGCTTTTACTGCTTATTCCAGTGGTACTTCTTGTGTATCTTATTTTTAGGATATGGCAAAAGCGCGCTCGTTCTAAATTTGCCAAGCCAGAACTTCTAGGTTACTTATCACCAAACAGGTCTTCATTTAAACCACTTTTAAAAGTGCTATTAATCGTATTTGCACTGGCCGCTTTAGTAGTTGGCCTTGTAAATCCTAAAATTGGATCACAATTAGAAACTGTAAAACGTGAAGGGGTAGATATTGTTTTTGCTGTAGATGTTTCTAAAAGTATGGAGGCCGAAGATATTGCGCCAAGTCGTTTGGAAAAATCGAAGCAATTGGTTCGGCAAATTATTGGCAATTTAGGAAGTGACCGTGTAGGGATTATCGCCTATGCCGGCAGTGCTTTTCCGCAGTTACCAATTACCACAGATTACGGCTCAGCAGAAATGTTCCTGGAAAGCTTAAATACCGATGTGATCTCCTCACAAGGAACGGCAATTGGAGATGCCATAGACCTTGCAACCGGCTTTTTTGACGATAACCAGCAAACCAATCGGGTGATGTTTATTATTAGTGATGGCGAAGATCACGGTGGGAATATTGAAGATATGGCCAGGCAGGCTGCCGAGGCTGGGATTAGAATTTATACCATTGGAGTAGGAACAACCAAAGGAGGGCCAATTCCTATTAAAAGAAATGGGGTAATTCAGAATTATAAAAAAGACAACCAGGGAGAAACGGTTATTACCAAACTAGACCCAAGTACGCTTCAGGAAATTGCTGAAGAAGCTAATGGCGAGTATATTGATGGAAATGTAACCGCAGAGGTAACCGAGAAAGTACAGGAAGAGTTACTTACCATTGAAAAAACAGAATTTGAAGCCAAACAATTTGCCGATTATAAATCGCAGTTTCAGTGGTTTGTTGGTCTGGCAATTTTATTGCTGTTGCTAGACGTATTTATGCTGGAACGAAAAACAGGCTGGATAAGAAGGCTTAATTTATTCAACGAAAAAAGAAAAACAGAGGAGTGA
- a CDS encoding vWA domain-containing protein — MFANYTFENPEFFWLLLLLLPATAWYFWKRKQQTPELKMSSVKGFKVKQSLLSKLKPVLFVLRLLALALLITAMARPRTVDVTTQSSNIRGIDIVMAIDVSASMLARDFEPNRLESVKEVGAEFIENRPNDRIGLVLFAGESFTKTPITSDKSIALRAIEEIEYSDVLQNGTAIGSGLATSVNRLKDSDAKSKVIILLTDGVNNSGFIDPKIASELAVEFGIKTYTIGVGSNGNALTPVGILPNGRFQYGVQKVEIDEALLQQIAADTGGKYFRATNNEKLEEIYEEIDSLEKSEIEEFRYYNYTEKFRPYVLLALGLLLFEMVLRYTVFKGFI, encoded by the coding sequence ATGTTTGCTAATTATACATTCGAAAATCCGGAGTTTTTCTGGCTGTTATTGCTGCTTCTGCCGGCAACGGCCTGGTATTTCTGGAAACGTAAGCAGCAAACTCCGGAGCTTAAAATGTCTAGCGTAAAAGGTTTTAAAGTAAAGCAATCGCTGCTTTCAAAATTAAAACCCGTGCTTTTTGTACTGCGCTTACTGGCTTTGGCGCTTTTAATTACTGCTATGGCCAGGCCAAGAACGGTAGATGTTACTACCCAAAGCAGCAATATTCGAGGGATAGATATTGTGATGGCTATAGATGTTTCAGCAAGTATGCTGGCTCGTGATTTTGAACCTAATCGGCTGGAATCTGTAAAAGAAGTTGGCGCAGAATTTATTGAAAATCGGCCTAACGACAGGATTGGCCTGGTGCTATTTGCCGGGGAAAGTTTTACTAAAACACCAATTACCAGCGATAAAAGTATTGCCTTAAGAGCCATAGAAGAGATTGAGTATAGCGACGTTCTACAAAATGGTACGGCAATTGGTTCAGGTTTGGCAACTTCTGTTAACAGGTTAAAAGATAGCGATGCCAAAAGCAAGGTAATTATTTTATTGACCGACGGGGTGAATAATTCAGGGTTTATAGACCCTAAAATTGCCAGCGAACTCGCAGTGGAATTCGGGATTAAAACCTATACTATTGGGGTGGGAAGTAATGGTAATGCATTAACCCCCGTAGGAATTTTGCCAAACGGAAGATTTCAATATGGCGTACAAAAAGTAGAAATTGACGAAGCGCTATTACAGCAAATTGCTGCAGATACCGGCGGGAAATATTTTAGGGCTACCAATAACGAAAAACTGGAGGAAATCTATGAAGAAATAGACAGCCTCGAAAAATCTGAAATTGAAGAATTCAGATATTATAATTATACCGAAAAATTTAGACCTTATGTTTTATTGGCGCTAGGTTTGCTGCTTTTTGAAATGGTTTTGAGATATACTGTATTTAAAGGTTTTATTTAA
- a CDS encoding LPXTG cell wall anchor domain-containing protein translates to MKNRSLTTITISKVASLLLFLLLSFQSFAQQPKVNAEIDSTSIKIGEQIIYSIEVETDSTNLVVFPEGQTFDPMEMVESLGADTTTVKDRFKLLKKYSLTQFDSGSYTIPQQKIIIQNREYLTDSFRVEVADVKVDTTRQKMYPIKPAVDVPKPFEVPNWVWWLLAALVVLAIAFYFFRKKKKKKEEQKELPPYEQAMLELKQLDNSSLLPNREIKEYYSQLTFSVRKYLDRKIYDRALESTTSELIAYLELRKQAGELSLKDKSIDNLQQLLKRADLAKFANSRPDVITAKSDRTKVEHLIKDIRQVVPEPTEEELMQDENYRKEKLKKKRRNKIIAILGGIVVLAIIVITVLVNTKGFDYVQDSVLGNETKELLEGDWIRSEYGTPQVTITTPEVLVRKTVDRDDELQEMLLGSETFDAGTLEGNLYTLLITGPVNPQGDFDLQKAVDGIYESLEAQGARNIIMKQEDFSTINNTEGIKVFGTFNLENPVTGGPIKKEYAILNFGANGGFQQIMVVFNEDDEYAEEISQRIESSVQLKNQAN, encoded by the coding sequence ATGAAAAATAGGTCTTTAACAACAATTACTATTTCTAAAGTGGCAAGCTTGCTGCTTTTTCTATTGTTATCTTTTCAGTCTTTTGCCCAGCAACCAAAAGTAAATGCCGAAATAGATTCTACTTCGATCAAAATTGGAGAGCAAATTATTTATAGCATTGAAGTGGAGACCGATTCTACCAATTTGGTGGTTTTCCCGGAAGGACAAACTTTTGATCCTATGGAAATGGTGGAGTCTTTAGGAGCTGATACCACCACGGTTAAAGATCGGTTTAAACTTCTAAAGAAGTACTCGCTTACCCAATTTGATTCCGGTTCTTATACTATTCCGCAGCAGAAAATTATAATACAAAATAGGGAATATTTAACTGATTCTTTTAGAGTTGAAGTGGCCGATGTAAAAGTAGATACTACTCGCCAGAAAATGTATCCTATAAAACCGGCTGTAGATGTGCCAAAGCCTTTTGAGGTACCAAACTGGGTTTGGTGGCTGCTTGCTGCATTAGTTGTTCTTGCGATTGCCTTTTATTTCTTCAGAAAAAAGAAGAAAAAGAAAGAAGAGCAAAAGGAACTGCCGCCTTACGAGCAGGCTATGCTTGAACTTAAGCAATTAGATAATTCATCCTTACTGCCAAATAGAGAGATTAAAGAATATTATTCTCAGCTTACTTTTAGTGTTAGAAAATACCTTGATAGAAAGATTTATGACCGGGCGCTGGAAAGCACCACTTCAGAACTTATCGCTTATTTAGAATTAAGAAAACAAGCGGGCGAATTAAGTTTGAAGGATAAATCTATAGATAATCTTCAGCAGTTATTAAAACGTGCCGATTTGGCCAAATTTGCCAATTCAAGGCCCGATGTGATCACCGCAAAAAGCGATCGTACCAAAGTAGAGCATCTCATAAAAGACATTAGGCAGGTGGTTCCCGAACCGACAGAGGAGGAATTGATGCAGGATGAAAATTACCGAAAAGAAAAATTAAAGAAAAAAAGAAGAAATAAGATTATTGCCATACTTGGCGGAATTGTGGTCCTGGCTATTATAGTTATTACGGTACTGGTAAATACTAAAGGTTTTGACTATGTACAGGATTCTGTTTTAGGGAATGAAACCAAAGAATTGCTGGAAGGCGACTGGATTAGAAGTGAATATGGTACGCCGCAAGTGACCATCACTACGCCCGAAGTGCTGGTAAGAAAAACGGTAGATCGTGATGACGAACTCCAGGAAATGTTGTTGGGTAGCGAGACTTTTGATGCCGGAACCCTGGAAGGGAATTTATATACTTTACTAATTACCGGCCCGGTAAACCCGCAAGGTGATTTTGATTTACAAAAAGCTGTGGATGGTATTTATGAGTCTTTGGAAGCCCAGGGCGCCCGAAATATCATTATGAAACAGGAAGATTTTTCTACTATAAATAATACCGAAGGAATAAAGGTTTTTGGAACTTTTAATCTTGAAAATCCGGTAACCGGCGGGCCAATTAAAAAGGAATATGCAATTCTGAATTTTGGTGCAAACGGCGGTTTTCAGCAAATTATGGTAGTATTTAATGAAGATGATGAATATGCCGAAGAGATTTCTCAACGTATAGAGAGTTCGGTTCAATTAAAAAATCAGGCTAATTAA
- a CDS encoding DUF58 domain-containing protein encodes MDTKELLKKVRKIEIKTRRLSDHVFGGEYHSTFKGRGMTFSEVRQYQFGDDVRNIDWNVTARYSEPFVKVFEEERELTMMLMVDVSGSEFFGTRDQLKKDVITEIAATLAFSATQNNDKIGLMLFSDKIELYIPPKKGRYHVLRIIRELIEFKPQSKKTDIAAAIKYLSNVMKKKAIVFMLSDFMDDDYQQTLKIAGNKHDVTGIRVFDPAEEEIPNLGLVQMLDEETGEFVTVNTGSKSVRKNYAEYYRGRAAYFNESFTLSGAGVINNRVDESYVKKLLGYFKRRG; translated from the coding sequence ATGGATACTAAAGAGCTTTTAAAAAAAGTAAGAAAGATTGAAATAAAAACCCGGCGTTTGAGCGATCACGTTTTTGGCGGGGAATATCATTCCACTTTTAAAGGCCGCGGAATGACTTTTAGTGAAGTTAGGCAATACCAGTTTGGAGACGATGTTAGAAATATAGACTGGAACGTTACCGCGCGTTACAGCGAACCATTTGTAAAGGTTTTTGAAGAAGAACGCGAACTTACCATGATGCTTATGGTAGATGTTTCGGGTTCAGAATTCTTCGGAACAAGAGATCAGCTAAAAAAAGATGTGATTACCGAAATTGCGGCAACTTTGGCATTTTCGGCTACCCAAAACAACGATAAGATTGGGCTGATGCTTTTTTCAGATAAAATAGAGCTTTATATTCCGCCTAAAAAAGGACGCTATCACGTGCTGCGAATTATCAGGGAATTAATAGAATTTAAGCCGCAGTCTAAAAAAACCGATATCGCGGCAGCCATAAAATATCTCTCTAACGTGATGAAGAAAAAGGCGATCGTCTTTATGCTTTCAGACTTTATGGACGACGACTACCAGCAAACTTTAAAAATTGCAGGCAACAAACACGATGTTACCGGCATTAGAGTTTTTGATCCCGCCGAGGAGGAAATTCCAAATTTAGGATTGGTACAAATGTTGGATGAGGAAACCGGGGAGTTTGTTACTGTAAACACCGGTTCAAAATCGGTTAGAAAAAATTACGCTGAATATTATCGTGGTCGTGCCGCTTATTTTAATGAAAGTTTCACCCTAAGTGGAGCCGGCGTTATCAATAATCGCGTTGATGAAAGCTACGTAAAAAAATTACTGGGTTATTTTAAAAGAAGAGGTTAA
- a CDS encoding AAA family ATPase: MIDNNASVDIASLNEKIERESAFVDLLNTEVNKVIVGQKHMMERLLIGLLGQGHILLEGVPGLAKTLAINTLSQAVHGSFSRIQFTPDLLPADVVGTLIYNMKLNDFSIKKGPIFANFVLADEINRAPAKVQSALLEAMQEKQVTIGEETFILDKPFLVMATQNPVEQEGTYPLPEAQVDRFMLKTVIDYPEINDEQLIMRANLKGEFPKVNPVVSIEQILRAQQVAREVYMDEKIEKYILDIIFATRNPEKYNLKDLKPLISFGASPRGSINLARASKCYAFIKRRGYVIPEDVRAVVLDVLRHRIGITYEAEAENVTSEDIVHKIVNEIEVP, encoded by the coding sequence ATGATAGATAACAACGCCTCTGTAGACATTGCAAGTTTAAACGAGAAAATTGAGAGGGAAAGTGCTTTTGTAGATTTACTAAACACCGAAGTGAATAAGGTAATAGTTGGACAAAAGCATATGATGGAGCGTTTGCTTATTGGTTTGTTAGGGCAGGGTCACATTTTGCTAGAGGGTGTTCCCGGTTTGGCAAAAACCCTGGCTATTAATACACTTTCCCAGGCCGTTCACGGTAGTTTTAGCAGGATCCAGTTTACGCCAGATCTTTTACCGGCAGACGTTGTTGGAACCTTGATTTATAATATGAAGCTGAATGATTTCAGCATTAAAAAAGGTCCCATTTTCGCGAATTTTGTACTTGCAGATGAGATTAACCGTGCCCCGGCAAAAGTGCAGTCGGCTTTGCTGGAAGCTATGCAGGAAAAGCAGGTAACCATTGGCGAAGAAACTTTTATTTTAGATAAGCCGTTTTTGGTAATGGCTACTCAAAACCCGGTAGAGCAGGAAGGAACTTATCCTTTGCCCGAAGCTCAGGTAGACCGTTTTATGCTAAAAACAGTTATAGATTACCCCGAAATTAACGACGAGCAGTTAATTATGCGCGCCAATTTAAAGGGAGAATTTCCAAAAGTAAATCCTGTGGTAAGCATAGAGCAGATTTTACGTGCTCAGCAAGTGGCCAGGGAAGTTTATATGGATGAAAAAATCGAAAAATATATTCTGGATATTATTTTTGCAACCCGTAATCCTGAAAAATATAATTTAAAGGATCTAAAACCACTTATTAGTTTTGGTGCTTCACCAAGGGGAAGTATTAATCTTGCGCGGGCTTCAAAATGCTATGCTTTTATAAAACGCCGCGGTTATGTAATTCCGGAAGATGTTAGGGCAGTGGTTCTTGATGTACTTCGCCATAGAATTGGAATTACCTACGAAGCCGAGGCAGAAAATGTGACTTCAGAAGATATTGTACATAAGATAGTGAACGAGATAGAGGTGCCTTAA
- a CDS encoding DUF4382 domain-containing protein, protein MKRTMKHLKLKSLLLATVIAFGFTSCSDDDENNVAEGNAQLTVRMTDAPGDFDHVWVDVQDVMIKTEAAVGQEEAEWESLDNVETGRYDLLQLTGGVSQLLVDAEIPAGYLDQIRLVIGPDNVVDIAGEEIALATPSAQQSGLKLNVKQELEAGEHYEYLLDFDVDESVVITGNAGYILKPVIRVSAMANTGSIMGKVHPTDFQSLVKAQNASHTISAYTDESGNFVLHGVPAGTYQVTVTPEAAAGLDVINKDNIEVEEDADVDIETIYLE, encoded by the coding sequence ATGAAAAGAACGATGAAGCACCTAAAGTTAAAAAGCTTACTGCTTGCTACAGTAATCGCTTTTGGATTTACAAGTTGTAGTGATGACGATGAGAATAACGTTGCAGAGGGTAACGCCCAATTAACCGTGAGAATGACAGATGCTCCCGGTGATTTTGATCACGTTTGGGTAGATGTACAGGATGTGATGATTAAAACCGAAGCCGCCGTTGGACAGGAAGAGGCTGAGTGGGAAAGCCTTGATAATGTTGAAACCGGCCGTTATGATCTTTTACAATTAACCGGAGGAGTTTCTCAATTATTGGTAGATGCAGAAATTCCTGCAGGTTATCTTGATCAAATAAGATTGGTGATAGGCCCTGATAATGTAGTTGACATTGCGGGTGAGGAAATTGCCCTTGCTACTCCAAGTGCGCAACAATCTGGCTTAAAACTAAATGTAAAACAGGAACTTGAGGCAGGAGAGCATTATGAGTACCTTTTGGATTTTGATGTAGACGAATCTGTGGTAATTACCGGTAATGCAGGCTATATTTTAAAACCGGTTATTAGAGTGTCGGCTATGGCCAATACAGGTTCTATTATGGGAAAAGTGCATCCAACAGATTTCCAAAGCTTGGTAAAAGCACAAAATGCGAGTCATACCATTTCTGCGTATACCGATGAATCTGGAAATTTTGTTTTGCATGGGGTTCCGGCAGGGACTTACCAGGTAACTGTTACTCCAGAGGCTGCAGCCGGCCTAGATGTAATAAATAAAGATAATATTGAGGTGGAAGAAGATGCTGATGTAGATATTGAAACAATTTATTTGGAATAA
- a CDS encoding SDR family NAD(P)-dependent oxidoreductase, whose product MKTALITGATSGIGKATASAFAREGINLILCGRREERLAELKKELSKRVAVHTLSFDVRDKEVVFQKINSLPEKFQKIDILINNAGNAHGLNPIQDGNIDDWDAMLDINVKGLLYVSKAIFPKMISQGTGHIINIGSTAGKEVYPNGNVYCASKYAVDALNQAMRIDFNKQGIRVGAVNPGLTQTEFSEVRFKGDTEKAKSVYEGFQALRPEDIADIIRFVVTRPYHVNIADLVVMPTAQANSTTVNKE is encoded by the coding sequence ATGAAAACTGCATTAATTACAGGAGCAACCAGTGGAATAGGAAAAGCTACGGCGAGTGCGTTCGCACGAGAAGGGATTAATCTTATTCTCTGCGGAAGAAGAGAAGAGCGATTAGCTGAATTAAAAAAAGAATTATCAAAAAGAGTCGCGGTGCATACGCTTAGTTTTGATGTTCGTGATAAGGAAGTGGTTTTTCAAAAGATCAATAGCCTTCCTGAAAAATTTCAAAAAATAGATATTCTTATCAATAATGCCGGAAATGCGCACGGTTTAAATCCAATCCAGGATGGGAATATAGACGACTGGGATGCGATGCTGGATATTAACGTAAAAGGCCTGCTATATGTTAGCAAAGCGATTTTTCCGAAAATGATAAGCCAGGGAACCGGGCATATTATTAATATTGGTTCTACCGCCGGGAAAGAAGTTTATCCCAACGGCAATGTTTATTGTGCCAGCAAATATGCCGTAGATGCCTTAAACCAGGCCATGCGAATAGATTTCAACAAGCAAGGAATTCGAGTTGGTGCCGTGAACCCCGGCCTTACGCAAACCGAATTCAGCGAAGTAAGATTTAAAGGAGACACAGAAAAAGCTAAAAGTGTTTACGAAGGTTTTCAAGCTTTACGCCCGGAAGATATCGCAGATATTATCAGGTTTGTAGTCACCAGGCCATATCACGTAAATATCGCAGATTTAGTGGTGATGCCAACAGCGCAGGCGAATAGCACTACGGTGAATAAAGAATGA
- a CDS encoding ATP-binding protein, with amino-acid sequence MINKRLLIKNLLAHNDENSFYDKKLKLNIGEREGKAKFLKHVCALSNSNPENNSYIVIGVQDEDNSIVGTDFFDDSKIQNLVNAYLSNPPLISYENIPFPHLPGNLVVGLVSIRPNHGKICSLKKNIWKYYGGSVFLRDGSISMPKVFGVEITDVNSEIVNSIEKHSHNNIELTLDGVFDFLQKRKDYNATYKVFKEYFVVCWAGKKIQAKHETFYSRVDIELINEQVKLFYSDLDQVSISLTDEEFKILEYVQLGLHDKYQFYPLEEVTISFKDSVSYDIESKLLFEPPEFDKKTLYHIYNTNSKLVERLKKRLPLNKQQKKDLKNLPSTYLLCYLNNFEQAIDKLEEAKPYLKDYSQEVYNYYKESMRILRKVKYN; translated from the coding sequence ATGATTAACAAACGGCTTTTAATTAAAAACCTGCTCGCTCATAACGATGAGAACAGCTTTTACGACAAAAAGCTAAAGCTCAATATTGGCGAAAGAGAAGGGAAAGCCAAGTTTTTAAAGCACGTTTGTGCACTTTCTAATTCCAATCCCGAAAACAATTCCTATATCGTAATTGGGGTCCAGGATGAAGATAACAGCATTGTGGGCACCGATTTTTTTGATGACAGTAAAATTCAAAACCTCGTGAATGCTTATTTGAGCAATCCGCCATTAATTTCTTATGAAAATATCCCTTTTCCACATTTACCGGGAAACCTGGTGGTGGGTTTAGTGAGTATCAGACCTAATCACGGGAAAATTTGCTCGCTTAAAAAGAACATTTGGAAGTATTACGGAGGTTCGGTTTTTCTTAGGGATGGCAGCATTAGCATGCCTAAGGTTTTTGGTGTGGAGATCACCGATGTGAATTCAGAAATAGTGAATTCTATAGAAAAACACTCGCATAACAATATTGAATTGACGCTGGATGGTGTATTCGATTTTCTTCAGAAAAGAAAAGATTACAACGCCACTTATAAGGTTTTTAAAGAATATTTTGTGGTTTGCTGGGCCGGGAAAAAGATTCAGGCAAAACACGAAACTTTTTATTCCCGGGTAGATATAGAGCTCATCAACGAACAGGTGAAATTGTTCTATTCAGATTTAGACCAGGTGAGCATTAGCCTGACCGATGAAGAGTTCAAAATTCTGGAATACGTTCAATTGGGATTACATGATAAATACCAGTTTTACCCTTTGGAGGAGGTCACCATCAGTTTTAAAGATAGCGTGAGTTACGATATTGAAAGTAAGTTGTTATTTGAGCCACCGGAATTCGACAAAAAAACGCTGTATCATATTTACAACACAAACAGTAAACTGGTAGAAAGGTTAAAAAAGAGGCTTCCGTTAAATAAACAACAAAAAAAAGACCTAAAAAATTTGCCTTCAACTTATTTACTTTGCTATTTAAATAACTTTGAACAGGCAATAGACAAACTGGAAGAAGCAAAACCGTATTTAAAAGACTACAGCCAGGAAGTTTATAATTATTATAAAGAAAGTATGCGAATTTTAAGAAAAGTAAAATACAATTAA
- a CDS encoding metallophosphoesterase family protein gives MSRSIAIGDIHGGLKALIQLLEKIEVTPEDELIFLGDYVDGWSDSANVVTYLIDLAKQNTCIFLRGNHDDLTHRWLATGELNEKWLEHGGQSSIDAYRNFSSEEIEAHIEFYNQMLNYYVDKKNRLFVHAGFTSQHGPEQEYHETGFYWDRTLWEMALSLDKNIEPGDTNYPKRLQIFDEIFIGHTPVTRINEEAPVKRANIWNVDTGAAFKGKLSALEVNTKEIWQSDPVFKLYPEEEGRN, from the coding sequence ATGAGCCGAAGCATTGCTATTGGAGACATTCACGGCGGATTAAAAGCTTTAATACAGCTCCTTGAAAAAATAGAGGTAACTCCAGAAGATGAACTTATTTTCCTGGGAGATTATGTAGATGGTTGGAGCGACTCAGCCAATGTGGTTACATACCTAATAGATCTAGCAAAACAAAATACTTGTATTTTTCTAAGAGGAAATCACGACGATCTCACCCATCGTTGGCTGGCAACCGGGGAGCTTAATGAAAAATGGTTGGAACATGGCGGGCAATCCAGTATTGACGCCTATAGAAATTTTTCTTCGGAAGAAATAGAAGCGCATATCGAGTTTTATAACCAGATGCTAAATTACTACGTAGATAAAAAGAACAGGCTTTTTGTACACGCCGGGTTTACAAGTCAACACGGCCCGGAACAGGAGTATCATGAAACCGGCTTTTATTGGGATAGAACTTTATGGGAAATGGCGCTTTCATTAGATAAGAATATTGAACCAGGCGACACAAACTACCCGAAACGCCTTCAAATTTTTGATGAAATTTTTATTGGGCATACGCCGGTAACCCGAATTAATGAAGAAGCTCCCGTAAAACGTGCAAACATTTGGAATGTAGACACCGGCGCTGCTTTTAAGGGAAAATTATCGGCTTTAGAGGTAAACACAAAGGAAATTTGGCAAAGTGATCCTGTATTTAAATTGTATCCAGAAGAAGAAGGTAGAAATTAA